Proteins encoded in a region of the Haloarcula sp. CBA1129 genome:
- a CDS encoding alpha hydrolase, whose product MRCALLYSGGKDSTLAALLLDPFYDVTLVSGSFGVCDTDPARESASAVGFDHVTVDLDPDVAHDAVDQMHDDGYPRNGIQQVHEHAVETVARGDWVANADGIDTFDAVADGTRRDDRVPTIERPLAQSVEDRFGVDYLAPLAGIGRGAIDAMAADRLVVESGPSADVPKADYEVELRALLRERYGEGAVADIFPEHTQSRVRGLR is encoded by the coding sequence ATGCGTTGTGCCCTGTTGTACAGCGGGGGCAAGGACTCGACGCTGGCGGCGCTCTTGCTCGACCCTTTTTACGACGTGACGCTCGTCAGCGGCTCCTTCGGCGTCTGTGACACCGACCCCGCCCGGGAGAGCGCGTCGGCCGTCGGCTTCGACCACGTGACGGTCGATCTGGACCCAGACGTGGCCCACGACGCCGTCGATCAGATGCACGACGATGGTTACCCCCGCAACGGTATCCAGCAGGTTCACGAGCACGCTGTCGAAACCGTCGCTCGCGGTGACTGGGTCGCGAATGCCGACGGTATCGATACTTTCGACGCCGTGGCTGACGGTACCCGACGCGATGACCGGGTTCCCACCATCGAACGGCCGCTCGCCCAGAGCGTCGAGGACCGCTTCGGCGTGGACTATTTGGCTCCGCTTGCGGGTATCGGCCGCGGCGCTATCGACGCGATGGCCGCCGACCGGCTCGTCGTCGAGAGCGGCCCGAGCGCCGACGTTCCGAAGGCCGACTACGAGGTCGAACTCCGTGCGCTCCTGCGGGAGCGCTACGGCGAGGGCGCTGTGGCCGATATCTTCCCTGAACACACGCAATCCCGCGTGCGTGGGCTTCGGTAG
- the truA gene encoding tRNA pseudouridine(38-40) synthase TruA, producing MRAYRVAYDGRPYHGFQRQPDVDTVEGRLRSALVRLGVCERGDGLPERYAAAGRTDAGVSARSQTVAFDAPPWLSPTAFNGELPAAVRVWASADVPDSFHATHDAAERTYTYYLYAPTDTDRPGRDPVDDTRWADIVDALAGTHDYHNLTSDDTGTERTVDIDWTRDGQFLVVKFTAGGFCRQLVRRLVSLASAVADGSAPLSKVDRVLSPEPVSGPDGVPPAPPEPLVLTDVCYPDVTFTRDEDAAADARTVFEHRRANARTTARVAGHITDGL from the coding sequence ATGCGCGCCTATCGAGTGGCCTACGACGGCCGACCGTATCACGGGTTCCAGCGCCAGCCCGATGTCGACACTGTCGAGGGGCGACTGCGCTCGGCGCTCGTCCGCCTCGGCGTCTGCGAGCGGGGCGACGGCCTGCCGGAGCGGTACGCGGCTGCCGGCCGGACCGACGCCGGCGTGTCCGCGCGGTCACAGACCGTGGCCTTCGACGCGCCGCCGTGGCTCTCACCGACGGCGTTCAACGGCGAACTCCCGGCTGCCGTTCGCGTGTGGGCCAGCGCCGATGTCCCCGACAGCTTCCACGCGACCCACGACGCCGCCGAACGCACATACACCTACTATCTGTACGCGCCGACGGACACAGACCGGCCCGGACGCGACCCCGTCGACGACACGCGGTGGGCCGACATTGTCGACGCGCTCGCTGGTACCCACGACTACCACAATCTCACGTCCGACGACACCGGCACTGAGCGGACCGTCGATATCGACTGGACGCGGGACGGGCAGTTCCTCGTCGTCAAGTTCACGGCTGGTGGATTCTGCCGCCAGCTGGTCCGTCGGCTCGTCTCGCTTGCGTCGGCTGTTGCGGATGGGTCGGCCCCGCTGTCGAAGGTCGACCGTGTCCTCTCGCCGGAGCCCGTAAGCGGCCCTGACGGGGTCCCACCGGCCCCACCCGAACCGCTGGTACTGACTGATGTCTGCTACCCGGACGTGACCTTCACCCGGGACGAGGACGCCGCCGCAGATGCGCGGACGGTCTTCGAGCACCGACGCGCGAACGCCCGAACAACTGCGCGGGTGGCCGGCCACATCACCGACGGGCTGTAG
- a CDS encoding GNAT family N-acetyltransferase — MSNAAAADHDFPRPPETVTDHDGRTVTIEDYDGDIDPLVEMYADFGPDSRSQGVPPRTEADIRDWLPNLVENGLNVVVWHEEQAVGHAVLVPYQDTSELAIFVHPDYQHAGIGSQLIRVLLGYGQENGLDRVWLSVSNTNHVARALYESVGFETIAKERVEMEMERAL; from the coding sequence ATGTCCAATGCCGCCGCGGCGGATCACGACTTCCCCCGCCCGCCCGAAACGGTCACCGACCACGACGGGCGGACGGTGACAATCGAGGACTATGACGGCGACATCGACCCACTGGTGGAGATGTATGCTGACTTCGGGCCCGATTCCCGATCACAGGGGGTCCCACCCCGGACCGAAGCGGACATCCGCGACTGGCTGCCAAACCTTGTCGAAAACGGTCTGAACGTCGTTGTCTGGCACGAAGAACAAGCCGTCGGCCACGCCGTCCTCGTTCCGTATCAGGACACCTCGGAACTGGCGATTTTCGTCCATCCGGACTACCAGCACGCCGGGATCGGCTCACAGCTCATTCGCGTACTCCTTGGCTACGGACAGGAAAACGGGCTCGACCGCGTCTGGCTCTCCGTCTCGAACACGAACCACGTCGCCCGAGCGCTGTACGAGTCGGTCGGCTTCGAGACCATCGCCAAAGAGCGCGTGGAGATGGAGATGGAGCGGGCGCTCTGA
- a CDS encoding ATPase domain-containing protein, with product MGSESVDAPWGGTVTQRFETGVRALDRKLNGGIPAGSLVTLLAEPASQAELFLSEFVARQETVYLSGEQAPTTVTSALRSQRGTYDDLAVSQLDREAPVSDALAHVESLTAESLLVVDPVEPLERADTGEFRAFLETLQSRLTQTDSVAVLYALKHSATPSQRHRTEYTSDIVFDLETERNDDAIENRLFVPKVRGGRALTEPICLDLTDRISVDTSRDIA from the coding sequence ATGGGCAGTGAATCGGTGGACGCACCGTGGGGTGGGACAGTGACACAGCGATTCGAGACAGGGGTTCGAGCGCTCGACCGGAAGCTCAACGGCGGCATCCCGGCCGGAAGCCTCGTCACGCTGCTCGCCGAGCCGGCGAGTCAGGCGGAGCTGTTTCTCTCCGAGTTCGTCGCCCGACAGGAGACGGTGTATCTCTCCGGCGAACAGGCACCGACGACGGTCACATCGGCGCTGCGGTCCCAGCGGGGGACCTACGACGACCTCGCTGTCAGCCAACTGGACCGCGAAGCCCCAGTCAGTGATGCGCTCGCCCACGTCGAGAGCTTGACGGCGGAGTCGCTTCTCGTCGTTGACCCGGTCGAGCCGCTTGAGCGCGCCGACACAGGGGAGTTTCGGGCCTTCCTCGAAACGCTGCAATCCAGACTCACACAGACCGACAGCGTCGCGGTTCTGTACGCGCTCAAACACAGCGCCACGCCGTCACAGCGCCACCGGACGGAGTACACGAGCGACATTGTGTTCGATCTCGAAACGGAGCGAAACGACGACGCCATCGAAAACAGGCTCTTCGTCCCGAAGGTTCGTGGCGGCCGAGCACTCACCGAACCGATTTGCCTCGACCTCACTGACCGCATCAGCGTCGACACCAGTCGGGACATCGCCTAG
- a CDS encoding lysylphosphatidylglycerol synthase transmembrane domain-containing protein: protein MDGNRMATVVGFTAALAVLAGLVWLVGIGETLDALTTADPWALLAVAGIAMLWLAAWGLALWTVLQALGAPMAPHTAVLVFVAAVFSNNVTPFGQAGGEPLSALLISTAADTEYETGLAAIATVDTVHFLPSVGYAIVGFTFVAAGAVQLTRNLAFAAGAVAVLAVGIPTVAVLGWRHRDRVQAAVIRGVVPALAALSNVVPRWSPPSAENIEARIGGFFSAIERIATDRRTVLQTFGLSAFGWACLSASLWTSLYAVGTPVSAEVVLLVVPVASIASVVPLPGGSGAIETVLVTLLVSTAPISAAVATSAVLIHRVGSYLLPTVIGGGVAAALSVDRAASPEE from the coding sequence ATGGATGGGAACCGGATGGCGACGGTCGTCGGGTTCACAGCGGCACTGGCCGTCCTCGCGGGGCTAGTGTGGCTTGTGGGCATCGGCGAGACGCTGGACGCGCTCACGACGGCGGACCCGTGGGCGCTTCTCGCCGTCGCGGGCATCGCCATGCTCTGGCTCGCCGCGTGGGGGCTGGCGCTGTGGACGGTCCTGCAAGCGCTCGGCGCGCCGATGGCGCCACACACTGCTGTTCTCGTGTTCGTCGCCGCCGTGTTCTCGAACAACGTCACGCCGTTCGGGCAGGCCGGCGGCGAGCCACTGAGTGCGCTGTTGATATCGACTGCCGCCGACACTGAGTACGAGACCGGGCTAGCGGCCATCGCCACCGTCGACACGGTCCACTTCCTGCCGTCGGTCGGGTATGCCATCGTCGGCTTCACGTTTGTCGCCGCCGGTGCGGTCCAGTTGACCCGGAATCTGGCGTTTGCCGCCGGTGCTGTCGCGGTGCTCGCTGTTGGCATCCCCACTGTCGCCGTCCTTGGCTGGCGACACCGGGACCGCGTTCAGGCGGCGGTCATTCGCGGTGTCGTACCGGCCCTCGCTGCGCTGTCGAACGTCGTTCCCCGGTGGTCACCGCCGTCTGCCGAAAACATCGAGGCGCGAATCGGGGGATTCTTTTCGGCTATCGAGCGCATCGCGACCGACCGGCGGACTGTCCTCCAGACCTTCGGCCTCTCAGCGTTCGGCTGGGCCTGTCTGTCGGCGTCGCTGTGGACGTCGCTGTACGCCGTTGGGACGCCGGTGTCGGCCGAGGTCGTTTTGCTCGTCGTCCCCGTCGCGAGCATCGCAAGCGTCGTGCCGCTCCCCGGCGGGTCCGGCGCTATCGAGACGGTGCTCGTAACGCTGCTGGTCTCGACAGCTCCGATTTCGGCCGCTGTCGCCACGTCGGCGGTGCTGATCCACCGTGTCGGAAGTTACCTGTTGCCGACGGTTATCGGCGGCGGCGTCGCCGCTGCGCTCAGTGTCGACCGGGCCGCATCGCCCGAGGAGTGA
- a CDS encoding DNA-binding protein encodes MSGDPSEEELEELRKKKMEQLKEQQGGEGEAQEAAQQQADAQKQAVLKQNLTDGARKRLNTVKMSKPQVGEQIEQQVVALAQSGRVQGQIDEDQMKELLSELTPDSKSFDIKRR; translated from the coding sequence ATGAGTGGCGACCCCAGCGAGGAGGAACTCGAAGAACTCCGCAAAAAGAAGATGGAGCAGCTCAAGGAACAGCAAGGCGGCGAGGGCGAGGCCCAAGAGGCGGCCCAGCAGCAGGCCGACGCCCAGAAACAGGCCGTGCTGAAGCAGAACCTCACTGACGGCGCACGCAAGCGGCTCAACACGGTCAAGATGTCGAAGCCGCAGGTCGGTGAACAGATCGAACAGCAGGTCGTTGCGCTCGCCCAGAGCGGCCGCGTACAGGGCCAGATCGACGAGGACCAGATGAAGGAACTCCTCTCGGAGCTGACGCCGGACTCCAAGAGCTTCGACATCAAGCGTCGGTAG
- a CDS encoding SHOCT domain-containing protein, with protein MQLPSIALPRWKLVATIAILSTGLAMLSGAAGLGNVIAPISIILGWFILAPLVALLGSKLPMIEPPETDSDLDESETTTAPESTVDPVDHLRERYARGELTDSEFEQRLDRLLETESLSANNEPVDSERGRELNLETE; from the coding sequence ATGCAGCTCCCCTCCATCGCCCTCCCGAGGTGGAAGCTCGTCGCGACCATTGCGATACTGTCGACGGGTCTTGCAATGCTCTCGGGTGCGGCCGGTCTCGGCAATGTGATTGCACCGATTTCGATCATCCTCGGCTGGTTTATTCTGGCCCCGCTCGTCGCCCTGTTGGGTTCGAAGTTACCGATGATCGAGCCACCGGAGACCGACTCCGATCTGGATGAATCCGAGACCACTACGGCCCCGGAGTCGACGGTGGACCCCGTTGATCATCTCAGAGAACGCTACGCTCGCGGTGAACTGACGGACAGCGAGTTCGAGCAGCGACTGGACCGCTTGCTGGAGACAGAGTCCCTTTCGGCGAACAACGAACCCGTGGATAGCGAGCGCGGTCGTGAGCTCAATCTCGAAACCGAATGA
- the thiL gene encoding thiamine-phosphate kinase, translating into MDERAALADLADRLPDAGDDCAVVDGQVITTDMLHERTDFPPGTTRYTAGWRAVAASLSDVAAMGADATAAVAAYGAPSFEADELAAFVDGAQDVCRAVDAEYVGGDLDSHDEFTVATTAIGSATDPVRRSGASPGDAVCVTGTLGRSAAAIELFDRGDIGRANELFQFQPRVREGIALRPHATAMMDSSDGLARSLHQLAEASGCGFAVEEPLPIDPQVDELAETEQERKELGVFFGEDFELVCTLPESDVSAVREAVPCPLHRIGTVTEGGVTLDGEALPDRGYSH; encoded by the coding sequence ATGGACGAGCGGGCTGCACTCGCCGACCTCGCCGACCGGCTACCCGACGCGGGCGACGACTGCGCCGTCGTGGACGGGCAGGTCATCACGACCGACATGCTCCACGAGCGGACGGACTTCCCACCGGGGACGACCCGCTATACGGCCGGCTGGCGGGCTGTCGCCGCCTCGCTGTCAGACGTGGCCGCCATGGGAGCCGACGCGACAGCCGCGGTGGCCGCGTACGGCGCACCATCGTTTGAGGCGGATGAACTCGCGGCGTTCGTCGACGGCGCACAGGACGTGTGTCGCGCGGTCGACGCGGAGTACGTCGGCGGGGATCTGGACAGCCACGACGAGTTCACCGTCGCGACGACGGCCATCGGGTCGGCCACGGACCCGGTCCGGCGCTCGGGCGCTTCACCCGGTGACGCAGTCTGTGTCACCGGCACGCTCGGCCGGTCAGCCGCCGCCATCGAACTGTTCGACCGGGGTGATATTGGCCGGGCAAACGAGCTGTTTCAGTTCCAACCTCGCGTGCGCGAGGGTATCGCGCTCCGACCACATGCGACGGCGATGATGGATTCGAGCGACGGGCTGGCTCGCTCACTTCACCAGCTTGCCGAGGCCAGCGGCTGTGGCTTCGCTGTCGAGGAACCGCTCCCGATAGACCCGCAGGTCGACGAGCTCGCGGAGACCGAGCAGGAACGCAAAGAGTTGGGCGTCTTCTTCGGGGAGGACTTCGAGTTAGTGTGTACGCTGCCCGAATCCGACGTTTCCGCGGTCAGAGAAGCCGTTCCGTGCCCGCTCCACCGGATCGGAACGGTCACTGAAGGCGGCGTCACGCTCGACGGCGAGGCGCTGCCTGACCGAGGCTACTCACACTGA
- the pepF gene encoding oligoendopeptidase F has protein sequence MSSVPARSDIDEAYKWDLDSLYASDEDWEAAYEEAEALIEDLSAYEGRATEDAATLLETLETYEELMRTVSNVAAYARMRRDEDTTDDTYQALTARSQSLSSEASSAASFLDPELQDLDYDDIEAMIDEEPGLEPYEHYFDDVLRMKDHTRSAEVENLLAELGEVTGAPGEVYNMLANADMEFPTVEDPDGDQQPITLNNFTTLQKHPDRDFRQRVYEAFYDEWGTVRNAVGTAYKNAVKTDVKMASARNYDTAREAALDGPNVPVEVYDTLVDTVHDNLDTLHRHADLKRQSIGADDLRMWDLYVPLVQEESPEIEYEQACEYVTEAVAPLGEDYQSRLAEGLDSRWVDVYETEHKQSGAYSGGTYDSQPFILMNYQDDVESMYTLAHELGHSMHSEYTSEEQPFVYSGYEIFVAEVASTVNETLLTHHLLDTVEDATLRRHILNEYLERFRSTLYRQTMFAEFEHRTHEMSEAGEPLTPDRLDDLYADLKGDYYEPAVLDDRIAREWMRIPHFYRAFYVYQYATGISAAVALVDGILEEGEPAAQRYIDFLRSGSRQYPLELLRDAGVDMASPDPVESALSTYGEYLDEFAELL, from the coding sequence ATGAGTTCGGTACCCGCACGGAGCGACATCGACGAGGCGTACAAGTGGGACCTCGACTCCCTCTATGCCAGTGACGAGGACTGGGAAGCCGCCTACGAGGAGGCAGAGGCGCTAATCGAGGACCTGTCCGCCTACGAGGGGCGGGCCACCGAGGACGCCGCGACCCTGCTAGAGACACTAGAGACCTACGAGGAACTGATGCGGACGGTGTCGAACGTCGCCGCCTACGCCCGGATGCGCCGGGACGAGGACACGACCGACGACACCTATCAGGCGCTGACCGCTCGCTCGCAGTCCCTCTCCTCGGAGGCCAGTTCGGCCGCCTCGTTCCTCGACCCGGAACTGCAGGACTTGGACTACGACGACATCGAGGCCATGATCGACGAGGAGCCGGGGCTGGAACCGTACGAGCACTACTTCGACGACGTGCTCCGGATGAAAGACCACACCCGCTCGGCCGAGGTAGAGAACCTGCTTGCCGAACTCGGCGAGGTCACCGGCGCGCCCGGCGAGGTGTACAACATGCTGGCCAACGCCGACATGGAGTTCCCGACCGTCGAGGACCCCGACGGCGACCAGCAGCCGATCACGCTCAACAACTTCACGACGCTGCAGAAACACCCCGACCGCGACTTCCGCCAGCGCGTCTACGAGGCCTTCTACGACGAGTGGGGGACCGTCCGAAATGCGGTTGGGACGGCCTACAAGAACGCCGTCAAGACGGACGTGAAGATGGCCAGCGCCCGGAACTACGACACCGCCCGCGAGGCCGCGCTTGACGGCCCCAACGTCCCCGTCGAGGTGTACGATACGCTCGTCGACACCGTCCACGACAACCTCGACACGTTGCACCGCCACGCCGACCTCAAGCGCCAGTCTATCGGGGCCGACGACCTCCGTATGTGGGACCTCTACGTCCCGCTCGTCCAAGAGGAATCCCCCGAAATCGAGTACGAACAGGCCTGCGAGTACGTCACCGAGGCCGTTGCCCCGCTGGGCGAGGACTACCAGTCCCGGCTCGCTGAAGGGCTGGACTCTCGCTGGGTCGACGTCTACGAAACCGAGCACAAGCAATCGGGCGCGTACTCCGGTGGCACCTACGACTCCCAGCCGTTCATTCTGATGAACTACCAAGACGACGTGGAGTCGATGTACACGCTGGCTCACGAACTCGGCCACTCGATGCATTCCGAGTACACCAGCGAGGAGCAGCCCTTCGTCTACTCCGGCTACGAGATATTCGTCGCCGAGGTCGCAAGCACCGTCAACGAGACGCTGCTGACCCACCACCTGCTGGACACTGTCGAGGACGCTACCCTGCGCCGACACATCCTCAACGAGTACCTCGAACGGTTCCGGTCGACTCTCTATCGGCAGACGATGTTTGCCGAGTTCGAGCACCGGACCCACGAGATGTCAGAGGCCGGCGAGCCGCTGACGCCGGACCGGCTAGACGACCTCTACGCCGACCTCAAGGGCGACTACTACGAGCCGGCAGTGCTAGACGACCGCATCGCCCGCGAGTGGATGCGTATTCCACACTTCTACCGGGCCTTTTACGTCTACCAGTATGCGACCGGCATCTCGGCGGCCGTCGCGCTCGTCGATGGTATCCTCGAAGAGGGCGAACCAGCCGCACAGCGGTACATCGACTTCCTCCGGAGCGGGTCGCGCCAGTATCCACTGGAACTGCTTCGCGACGCTGGTGTCGATATGGCCAGCCCGGACCCGGTTGAGTCCGCCCTTTCGACGTACGGTGAGTACCTCGACGAGTTCGCCGAGCTGCTGTAG
- a CDS encoding 30S ribosomal protein S19e gives MATLYDVPPEELIEALTETLADEDDIEAPDWAEYTKTGVDRELPPEQEDFWARRAASLLRKVAVDGPVGVNALRSEYGTSKQGTTRYRVRPHQKTKGSGNIIRTALQQLEDAGYVETSENDGRRVTGEGRSLLDDTAGDLLTELDRPELERYA, from the coding sequence ATGGCTACACTCTACGACGTTCCCCCCGAGGAACTCATCGAGGCACTCACGGAGACGCTCGCAGACGAAGACGACATCGAAGCGCCGGACTGGGCAGAGTACACCAAGACCGGCGTCGACCGTGAACTCCCACCCGAGCAGGAGGACTTCTGGGCGCGGCGCGCGGCCAGCCTCCTCCGAAAGGTCGCCGTCGACGGCCCCGTCGGCGTCAACGCGCTCCGCTCCGAGTACGGCACCTCAAAACAGGGCACGACCCGCTACCGCGTCCGCCCCCACCAGAAGACCAAGGGCTCGGGCAACATCATCCGGACGGCGCTCCAGCAGCTCGAAGACGCCGGCTACGTCGAGACCAGCGAGAACGACGGCCGCCGCGTCACCGGCGAGGGCCGCAGCCTCCTCGACGACACTGCAGGCGACCTCCTGACGGAACTCGACCGTCCGGAACTCGAACGCTACGCGTAA
- a CDS encoding proteasome-activating nucleotidase translates to MSRSPSLPERPRLELDPDMTPDERLEALREHFKEIVQVNEQLTEQLDAARDRQHDLTDEVDQLERENETLKTSSLYIATAEELTDDGVVVKQHGNNQEVLTEVSPSIRDNLEAGDRVAINDSFGVKQILDPETDARAQAMQVDGSPDVSYSDIGGLEEQIREVREAVEEPLVNADQFREVGIEPPSGVLLHGPPGTGKTMLAKAVANETDATFIKMAGSELVRKFIGEGARLVRDLFELAAEREPAIIFIDEIDAIAAKRTESKTSGDAEVQRTMMQLLSEMDGFDERGEIRIIAATNRFDMLDRAILRPGRFDRLIEVPNPDVAGRERILEIHTQEMNLDDDVDLGAFATETDGLSGAELASLATEAGMFAIRDGRTTVQQSDLHDALEKIEADDDASSVPVAFA, encoded by the coding sequence ATGTCGCGCAGTCCCTCGCTTCCGGAACGACCACGGTTGGAACTTGATCCCGATATGACGCCTGACGAGCGTCTGGAGGCACTCCGGGAACATTTCAAGGAGATAGTACAGGTCAACGAACAGCTGACCGAGCAACTGGACGCCGCCCGTGACCGACAGCACGACCTCACGGACGAGGTCGACCAGTTGGAACGGGAAAACGAGACGCTCAAGACCTCGTCGCTGTACATCGCGACGGCCGAGGAGCTGACCGACGACGGCGTTGTCGTCAAACAGCACGGCAACAATCAGGAAGTCCTGACCGAAGTCTCGCCGTCTATCCGTGACAATCTGGAGGCCGGTGACCGCGTCGCGATCAACGACTCCTTCGGCGTCAAGCAGATTCTCGACCCAGAGACCGACGCTCGCGCGCAGGCGATGCAGGTCGACGGCTCGCCCGATGTTTCATACTCGGACATCGGCGGCCTCGAAGAGCAGATCCGCGAGGTCAGGGAGGCCGTCGAGGAGCCGCTCGTCAACGCCGACCAGTTCCGCGAGGTCGGTATCGAACCGCCGAGCGGCGTCCTGCTACACGGGCCGCCCGGCACCGGGAAAACGATGCTGGCGAAGGCCGTCGCCAACGAGACCGACGCGACGTTCATCAAGATGGCCGGCTCCGAACTGGTCCGGAAGTTCATCGGCGAGGGGGCGCGACTGGTCCGGGACCTGTTCGAACTCGCCGCCGAGCGCGAACCGGCTATCATCTTCATCGACGAAATCGACGCTATCGCGGCTAAGCGAACGGAATCAAAGACTTCGGGCGACGCCGAGGTCCAGCGGACGATGATGCAACTGCTGTCGGAGATGGACGGCTTCGACGAGCGCGGCGAAATCCGCATCATCGCGGCGACGAACCGCTTCGACATGCTCGACCGCGCCATCCTCCGTCCCGGCCGCTTCGACCGCCTCATCGAAGTCCCGAACCCCGACGTTGCGGGCCGCGAGCGCATCCTCGAAATCCACACGCAGGAGATGAACCTCGACGACGACGTGGATCTGGGTGCGTTTGCCACCGAGACCGACGGCCTCTCCGGCGCGGAACTGGCGTCACTGGCGACCGAAGCCGGCATGTTCGCCATCCGCGACGGCCGAACGACGGTCCAGCAGTCGGACCTCCACGACGCTCTAGAGAAGATCGAAGCCGACGACGACGCAAGTAGCGTGCCGGTCGCGTTCGCGTAG
- the hisS gene encoding histidine--tRNA ligase — protein sequence MYDSVKGFRDFYPEEMQARRWAMDTLEDVAQRYGFREIGTPAIEPTEMYVDKSGEEIVEELYSFEDKGGREVALTPELTPTVARMFVAKQQELSKPIKWVSTRPFWRYEEPQQGRFREFYQTNVDIFGSAEPTADAEILAVAVDMLTDLGLTAEDFEIRVSHRDILAGVLESFGADVDVPEAIRAVDKRAKVDHDDYLDALVDAGLNYGQADTFDEMLQIDAAEIDTLADLTGSEDVRAATDNLQAVLDAAEDFGVRDHLTVSLTTARGLDYYTGVVFECFDSTGEVSRSVFGGGRYDDLIEGFGGQPTPAVGFAPGHATLQLLCQRAGVWPAEELSTDYYVLQVGDTRPTAARIARDLRERGHVVESDVADRSFGAQMGYADGINAETVVIVGEQDLENDEVTLKEMDDGEQVSVPLSAFPGDYDRPTFEDFAE from the coding sequence ATGTACGACTCCGTCAAGGGCTTTCGCGATTTCTACCCCGAGGAGATGCAGGCTCGGCGGTGGGCCATGGATACGCTGGAAGACGTTGCACAGCGCTACGGCTTCCGGGAGATCGGCACGCCGGCCATCGAGCCGACCGAGATGTATGTCGACAAGAGCGGCGAGGAGATCGTCGAGGAACTGTACAGCTTCGAGGATAAGGGTGGCCGCGAGGTCGCGCTGACGCCGGAACTGACGCCGACCGTCGCGCGGATGTTCGTCGCCAAGCAACAGGAACTCTCAAAGCCCATCAAGTGGGTGTCGACGCGACCGTTCTGGCGCTACGAGGAGCCCCAGCAGGGCCGGTTCCGCGAGTTCTACCAGACCAACGTCGACATCTTCGGGTCGGCGGAGCCGACAGCTGACGCCGAGATTCTGGCCGTCGCCGTGGACATGCTCACCGACCTTGGGCTGACGGCCGAGGACTTCGAGATCCGCGTCTCCCACCGGGACATCCTCGCGGGCGTGCTGGAGTCCTTCGGGGCTGATGTGGACGTGCCCGAGGCGATCCGAGCGGTCGACAAGCGGGCAAAAGTCGACCACGACGACTACCTCGATGCCCTCGTCGACGCGGGACTCAACTACGGACAGGCCGACACGTTCGACGAGATGCTACAGATTGACGCCGCCGAGATCGATACGCTCGCGGACCTCACCGGCTCCGAAGATGTCCGCGCAGCAACTGACAACCTTCAGGCAGTGCTCGATGCGGCCGAGGACTTCGGCGTCCGCGACCACCTCACCGTCTCGCTGACGACCGCCCGCGGGCTTGACTATTACACCGGCGTCGTCTTCGAGTGCTTCGACTCGACGGGCGAGGTCTCCCGGTCGGTGTTCGGCGGCGGCCGCTACGACGACCTCATCGAGGGCTTTGGCGGCCAGCCGACGCCGGCCGTCGGCTTTGCGCCCGGCCACGCCACACTCCAACTCCTCTGTCAGCGGGCCGGCGTCTGGCCCGCCGAGGAGCTGTCGACGGACTACTACGTCCTGCAGGTCGGCGACACACGCCCGACCGCGGCCCGCATCGCCCGGGACCTGCGCGAGCGCGGCCACGTCGTCGAGAGCGACGTCGCCGACCGCTCGTTCGGCGCACAGATGGGCTACGCCGACGGCATCAACGCCGAGACGGTCGTCATCGTCGGCGAGCAGGACCTGGAAAACGACGAGGTGACGCTCAAGGAGATGGACGACGGTGAGCAGGTCAGCGTCCCGCTCTCGGCGTTCCCCGGCGACTACGACCGGCCGACGTTCGAGGACTTCGCGGAGTAA